In a single window of the Desulfobacterales bacterium genome:
- a CDS encoding response regulator transcription factor, with amino-acid sequence MQKKIRVVLAEDHIIVREGIKSLILANPDFEISGEAGDGLEAVRIVDKLKPDLILMDLTMPKSNGLDVIGDIKVCSPETRVLILTVHKIEEYVRACLKAGADGYLLKKSSHKELLSAIYHVISGERYLDPGISDRIIEGYLMGNAKKPRGALNALTKREREVLKLVAEGYKNAEISDYLCISTSTVETHRDNLMKKLDLHNASALTAYAIKQGLAC; translated from the coding sequence ATGCAAAAGAAGATACGGGTTGTTCTCGCGGAAGATCACATAATCGTCAGAGAGGGTATCAAATCTCTTATTTTGGCTAATCCGGATTTTGAGATCTCGGGCGAGGCTGGAGACGGGCTCGAAGCTGTCCGGATAGTTGATAAACTCAAACCGGATCTGATCCTCATGGATCTTACAATGCCCAAATCCAACGGCCTGGATGTCATCGGTGATATCAAAGTCTGCTCACCTGAAACCCGGGTATTAATTCTGACCGTGCATAAAATAGAGGAATATGTTCGTGCCTGCCTTAAAGCCGGAGCCGATGGATACCTGCTTAAAAAATCCTCCCACAAAGAACTGTTGAGTGCGATCTATCATGTCATCTCTGGAGAACGGTACCTTGATCCCGGCATTTCCGATAGAATCATCGAAGGATACTTGATGGGAAATGCAAAAAAGCCACGGGGTGCCTTGAATGCGCTGACGAAAAGGGAGCGGGAAGTGCTCAAACTGGTTGCCGAGGGGTATAAGAATGCAGAAATTTCGGACTATCTCTGTATAAGTACAAGCACGGTCGAGACTCACCGTGATAATTTAATGAAAAAACTTGATCTGCATAATGCCTCCGCTTTGACGGCGTATGCAATCAAACAGGGTCTGGCGTGCTGA
- a CDS encoding PAS domain S-box protein — MCDNHKTISDQIQDCVPNDFFDLIPGSLFVINLNGRIVDCNEGACEMFGYSKNEMLYLRSKDLLPGDRNYTPPNIFTDSVDSYIWLSCLKKNGHIFPVLYKNRIVVVNGQRFALFNVVDKFEINLGSQKNKECKNCLEEIPHSLCMSWEKKGDDYLLVGYDKVTELYTSGKISGFIGKKARDLYQNQSDILSNFDLCMQKKNVLRFESPYCMFSTGENKYMIITYVFVQPNLVITFCDDITKRKKIENLLRESEKRRLLALEAASEGVWEWNIPSGTIITCAAYFSMLGFGPDDLPLSNPEIITSYDEFLDLVHKDDRNDVDKRLRHCISCKERTCETELRLRTKTGSWKWILKRGRVVDWDPDGNPVRMIGTHIDIDESRRAKDALKQNEERLRAQYMGHPLPTYTWQRMGNEIILVDYNTAAYKFTNGHIAEFIGRKARILYKKNQEIFDTIINTYDDRTIYKGETLYRMFSTEDEKYVTFTCAYVAPDMVLVYMEDITKQRSVEKKLQRSKKDLQKLTAQLITAEENVRQSIAQELHDSIGQYLSSIKYVAEKSVAQIHAEHPDSEESSLNTLVPIIQTAIDEVSRISMDLRPSTLDDLGIIATVSWFCREYQAVYPSLELAKNIEIEESDVPSPIKINLFRILQESLNNVGRHSRATCVRIGLLKTENRIEIFITDNGIGFNVQEKIHIGLNGRRGFGLFSMQERTKHSGGMFSITSIPKKGTTIRASWPGK, encoded by the coding sequence ATGTGTGACAACCACAAAACAATCTCCGATCAGATTCAGGACTGTGTCCCCAATGATTTTTTCGATCTTATCCCGGGTTCACTTTTTGTAATAAATCTGAACGGTCGCATTGTCGACTGTAATGAGGGCGCCTGCGAAATGTTCGGGTACAGCAAAAATGAAATGCTTTACCTTCGATCCAAAGATCTCCTGCCGGGTGACAGAAATTATACTCCCCCGAATATTTTTACCGATTCCGTCGATTCATATATATGGTTAAGCTGTTTGAAAAAAAATGGCCACATTTTTCCCGTACTTTACAAGAATCGCATCGTTGTGGTCAACGGGCAAAGATTCGCGTTGTTCAATGTTGTTGACAAATTCGAGATAAATTTGGGATCCCAAAAAAATAAAGAATGTAAAAACTGTCTGGAAGAAATTCCTCATTCTCTTTGCATGAGCTGGGAAAAAAAAGGCGATGATTATCTTCTCGTGGGTTATGATAAGGTGACCGAACTTTATACCTCAGGAAAGATCTCAGGTTTTATAGGAAAAAAGGCCCGGGATCTTTACCAGAATCAATCAGACATTCTGAGCAATTTTGATCTTTGCATGCAGAAAAAAAATGTTCTCAGATTCGAATCTCCGTATTGTATGTTTTCGACCGGTGAAAATAAATATATGATAATCACTTATGTCTTTGTGCAACCAAACCTGGTGATTACCTTCTGTGACGACATAACGAAACGAAAAAAAATTGAAAATTTGTTGCGTGAAAGTGAAAAACGCCGCCTGCTTGCCCTGGAGGCAGCCAGTGAAGGAGTGTGGGAATGGAACATCCCGAGCGGCACAATTATTACATGTGCCGCCTATTTCAGTATGCTGGGATTCGGTCCAGATGATTTGCCCCTGTCAAACCCTGAAATCATAACGTCTTATGATGAATTTTTGGATTTGGTGCATAAAGATGACAGAAACGATGTTGACAAGCGTCTGCGCCACTGTATTTCCTGTAAGGAGCGCACGTGTGAAACGGAATTGCGCCTCAGGACCAAAACCGGCAGCTGGAAATGGATCCTTAAAAGAGGACGGGTGGTTGACTGGGACCCGGACGGGAACCCGGTTCGAATGATTGGCACGCATATCGATATCGATGAAAGCAGACGGGCGAAAGATGCGCTCAAACAAAACGAAGAACGCCTCAGAGCGCAATACATGGGCCATCCGCTACCGACCTATACCTGGCAACGGATGGGGAATGAAATTATACTCGTTGATTACAATACCGCTGCATATAAATTTACAAACGGACATATTGCAGAATTTATCGGCAGGAAAGCCCGTATACTATACAAAAAAAATCAGGAGATATTCGACACCATTATAAATACCTACGATGACAGAACGATCTATAAAGGTGAGACGCTCTACCGCATGTTCAGCACGGAAGATGAAAAATACGTCACTTTTACATGCGCCTACGTGGCGCCCGATATGGTTCTGGTATACATGGAAGATATTACCAAGCAACGGTCGGTGGAAAAAAAATTACAACGTTCGAAAAAAGATCTGCAGAAACTCACCGCACAGCTCATCACGGCAGAGGAAAATGTGCGTCAATCCATCGCGCAGGAACTACACGACAGTATCGGTCAATACCTGAGCTCCATCAAGTACGTTGCAGAGAAAAGCGTTGCCCAGATACATGCCGAGCATCCCGACAGCGAAGAGTCTTCTTTGAACACGCTTGTTCCGATAATCCAAACCGCAATTGACGAGGTGTCCCGAATTTCCATGGACTTACGCCCCTCGACTCTGGACGATCTGGGCATCATTGCTACCGTCTCCTGGTTCTGTAGAGAGTACCAGGCCGTTTATCCGTCGCTTGAACTGGCGAAAAATATCGAAATCGAAGAAAGTGACGTACCGTCTCCAATAAAAATAAATTTATTCAGGATACTTCAGGAATCCCTGAATAATGTCGGTCGTCACAGCCGGGCGACCTGTGTCCGTATCGGTCTTTTAAAAACAGAAAACAGGATTGAAATATTCATCACGGATAACGGAATCGGCTTCAATGTTCAGGAAAAAATCCACATCGGTCTCAATGGCCGCAGAGGCTTCGGGCTTTTCAGCATGCAGGAACGAACCAAACATTCAGGCGGTATGTTCTCCATTACGTCAATTCCGAAAAAAGGCACGACCATACGGGCATCATGGCCCGGCAAGTGA